The following proteins are co-located in the Microbulbifer sp. VAAF005 genome:
- a CDS encoding acetyl-CoA hydrolase/transferase C-terminal domain-containing protein — protein MESAHKNSPESFTSAEECVDKLLEVVGKKIVLALPLGLGKANHFANTLYARAAEDHTISLTIFTALTLERPRGDSDISRRFIQPLLDTHYSQYQDLAYVPARRKGHLPGNIQVIEFFMEPGSLLGNNYAQQHYVSANYTQVPGELISRGVNVIAQMVAPSECGDKYSLSCNPDLTLPVLKLAAQRKDYPLYLLGEVNTQLPYIQGSSELPASAFDFLLKGETFDMPLFAAPALPVTFTEYSIAYHIASLVEDGGTLQVGIGALGDAVCHVLRLRHKENALFCRILDDLVEEDTKRYREELPLCTGTFKRGLYGASEMVPHGFLHLRRAGVLTRKVYADATIQHLLDSDQITDTVHEETLLALKNVGRISCPLTVADTNFLQQLGIVDPSYSWRGHKLLTPDGEEEECDLHSEHGRRRLIGSCLNKKIAGGIWLHGGFYLGPELMYRELRDLDPKEGAGLDMIDISFTNDLQSQRDLKLAQRQHARFVNSAMMVTLGGAVVSDALVDNHVVSGVGGQYNFVAQAWDLPGARSIIALPSVRMRDGICESNIVWEYPHTTIPRHLRDVVVTEYGAVDLRGKTDRDVMVAMLSICDTRFQAVLLEQAKHAGKIEKSFSIPESFNKNTPEHLASVFNDEKCLAELPHYPLGTDFSDEEALLAVALQNLRSADKSWWKVLANIFKGRRVWHDKSSSADYIQRCLQRMGYDHTETYEHRLEAYIVAAALQEYIDQRRPLRRE, from the coding sequence ATGGAATCTGCGCACAAGAATTCTCCAGAGAGCTTTACCAGTGCCGAGGAATGTGTCGATAAGCTTTTAGAAGTCGTCGGCAAGAAAATAGTTCTGGCATTACCGCTGGGGCTTGGTAAGGCAAACCATTTCGCCAATACACTATACGCTCGAGCGGCAGAAGATCATACGATTTCTCTGACGATATTTACGGCCCTGACGCTGGAGCGCCCCCGTGGGGATAGTGATATTTCCCGGCGCTTTATCCAGCCACTTCTGGATACCCATTACAGTCAATACCAAGACCTTGCTTATGTTCCCGCGAGGAGGAAAGGGCACCTGCCAGGTAATATCCAGGTTATTGAATTCTTTATGGAGCCCGGTTCGCTGCTCGGCAACAACTATGCGCAGCAACACTACGTGAGTGCAAATTATACCCAGGTACCCGGTGAGTTGATCAGTCGGGGGGTTAACGTTATTGCGCAAATGGTGGCGCCTTCAGAGTGTGGAGACAAGTACAGCTTAAGTTGCAATCCAGACCTGACACTGCCTGTTCTAAAACTGGCAGCTCAGCGCAAGGACTACCCCCTGTATTTATTGGGTGAAGTAAATACTCAGCTGCCCTATATCCAAGGAAGCAGTGAACTGCCGGCCAGTGCTTTTGACTTTTTGTTGAAAGGCGAGACTTTTGATATGCCGCTGTTTGCTGCTCCGGCCCTGCCGGTAACCTTTACCGAATACAGCATCGCCTACCATATCGCCAGTCTGGTTGAAGATGGAGGAACCCTTCAAGTAGGTATTGGTGCTCTGGGAGATGCGGTTTGCCATGTACTGCGTTTGAGACATAAGGAAAACGCCCTCTTTTGCCGGATTCTGGATGACTTGGTGGAAGAGGATACAAAACGCTACCGAGAGGAATTACCGCTGTGCACTGGTACATTTAAGCGGGGACTTTATGGGGCCAGTGAAATGGTGCCTCACGGTTTTCTCCATCTGCGCAGAGCCGGGGTTCTGACCCGCAAAGTCTACGCTGACGCGACAATTCAACATCTGCTCGATAGTGATCAGATTACTGATACTGTGCATGAGGAAACCCTGCTAGCTCTGAAAAATGTAGGTCGTATCAGTTGCCCTTTAACCGTGGCGGATACAAATTTTTTACAGCAGCTTGGCATTGTGGACCCCAGCTATAGTTGGCGGGGCCATAAGCTGCTGACTCCTGATGGTGAAGAGGAGGAGTGCGATCTTCACAGCGAACATGGGCGCCGCCGTCTAATTGGTAGTTGCCTGAATAAAAAGATCGCTGGGGGGATCTGGTTACATGGCGGCTTCTATCTGGGGCCGGAACTTATGTATCGAGAGTTGCGGGATCTGGACCCTAAGGAGGGTGCAGGTCTCGATATGATTGACATCAGTTTTACCAATGACCTCCAATCCCAAAGAGACCTAAAGCTGGCGCAGCGACAGCATGCGCGCTTTGTAAATTCGGCCATGATGGTGACTCTTGGGGGAGCGGTTGTCTCGGATGCCTTGGTGGATAACCACGTGGTGAGTGGGGTGGGAGGGCAATATAACTTTGTCGCCCAGGCTTGGGACTTGCCTGGGGCCCGATCCATTATTGCGCTCCCCAGTGTGCGAATGCGCGATGGTATCTGCGAGAGTAATATTGTGTGGGAATATCCTCACACGACCATTCCCCGGCATTTGCGCGATGTGGTTGTGACGGAATATGGCGCAGTCGATTTGCGTGGTAAAACAGACCGGGATGTAATGGTGGCCATGCTCAGTATCTGTGATACCCGCTTTCAAGCTGTATTGCTAGAGCAGGCCAAGCACGCGGGGAAGATAGAAAAAAGCTTTTCGATTCCCGAGAGTTTTAATAAAAACACACCTGAACACCTCGCCAGTGTATTCAATGACGAAAAATGCCTGGCGGAACTGCCTCACTATCCACTGGGTACTGATTTCTCTGATGAGGAAGCCCTGCTAGCGGTGGCCCTACAGAACTTGCGCTCCGCTGATAAAAGTTGGTGGAAAGTGTTGGCCAATATTTTTAAAGGCCGCCGGGTCTGGCACGATAAATCCTCAAGTGCTGACTATATCCAGCGCTGCTTACAGCGAATGGGGTACGATCATACAGAGACCTATGAGCACAGGCTGGAAGCCTATATCGTTGCGGCCGCGTTACAAGAGTATATCGACCAGCGCAGGCCCCTGCGCCGTGAGTAA
- the pta gene encoding phosphate acetyltransferase, protein MTPEILSKQIPLRIVGFIPWNAELLSPRALDLARHFNAKVLNKGELETRRLHTVTFCSRSLPNMLRRFKPGAMLVTSADRPDVVVGACLAVMNGVKIGCLLLTGGYHLDKAILKLCTPAMETGLPILLVPSNTWHTVMSLQTFNLRTPSDDRNRVDRVQEFFASRLDEEWVESLSQQSEIPKRLSPPAFRYHLTELARRRTMRIVLPEGTEPRTIRAAQLCLEREIAHPVLLGEEKDIFKIAEQQGLKLNKKLEIVDPKAVRAHYVEPMVALRKNKGLTQVVALEQLQDNVVLGTMMLALGEVDGLVSGAIHTTANTIRPALQLIKTAPDEELVSSIFFMLLPEQVLVYGDCAINPDPDAQQLAAIAIQSADSAAAFGIEPRVAMISYSTGTSGSGSDVDKVREATQLAKQKRPQLIIDGPLQYDAALIRNVAAQKAPHSPVAGRATVFIFPDLNTGNTTYKAVQRSADLVSIGPMLQGLRKPVNDLSRGALVDDIVYTIALTAIQAQGKLH, encoded by the coding sequence CTGACCCCTGAGATACTTTCAAAGCAGATTCCACTGCGTATTGTCGGTTTTATTCCCTGGAATGCAGAACTGCTCTCTCCCCGTGCACTCGACCTGGCGCGGCACTTTAATGCAAAGGTACTCAATAAAGGGGAGCTGGAAACACGCAGGTTACATACCGTCACATTCTGCTCCCGCTCACTGCCCAATATGTTGAGAAGATTTAAGCCTGGGGCCATGCTGGTAACTTCTGCCGATAGGCCCGATGTGGTTGTGGGCGCATGTTTGGCCGTGATGAATGGAGTCAAAATTGGATGCCTGCTATTAACCGGCGGCTACCATTTGGACAAAGCCATTTTGAAACTGTGCACCCCGGCCATGGAAACAGGCCTACCCATTTTACTGGTGCCTTCCAATACCTGGCACACTGTGATGTCACTGCAGACTTTTAATTTGCGCACCCCATCAGATGACAGAAATCGCGTGGACCGGGTGCAGGAATTTTTCGCCAGTCGCTTAGATGAAGAGTGGGTGGAATCACTGAGCCAGCAAAGTGAAATCCCCAAACGCCTTTCACCCCCGGCATTCCGCTACCACCTCACGGAACTGGCCCGGCGCCGCACTATGCGGATTGTCCTACCCGAAGGAACCGAACCGCGAACCATTCGCGCCGCCCAGCTCTGCCTGGAGAGAGAGATTGCACACCCGGTTTTATTGGGCGAAGAAAAAGATATTTTCAAAATTGCCGAGCAGCAGGGGTTAAAGCTCAATAAAAAGTTGGAAATTGTCGATCCCAAGGCGGTGAGGGCACACTATGTGGAACCCATGGTTGCCCTGCGTAAAAACAAGGGACTTACTCAAGTAGTGGCACTTGAGCAACTACAGGATAATGTGGTTCTCGGAACCATGATGTTGGCATTGGGTGAAGTGGATGGACTGGTGTCCGGCGCTATTCACACAACAGCCAATACCATTCGGCCCGCCCTGCAACTGATCAAAACCGCCCCGGATGAAGAGCTGGTTTCCTCGATATTTTTTATGCTGCTCCCTGAACAGGTACTGGTCTACGGAGATTGCGCGATCAATCCCGATCCCGATGCACAGCAACTCGCCGCTATAGCCATTCAATCAGCAGATTCCGCAGCGGCATTTGGTATAGAACCCCGAGTCGCAATGATCAGTTACTCCACCGGCACATCCGGCAGCGGCAGCGATGTCGATAAAGTCCGCGAGGCCACCCAGCTGGCCAAACAGAAGAGACCGCAGCTGATTATTGATGGCCCCCTTCAATACGACGCCGCCTTAATCCGCAATGTCGCTGCCCAAAAAGCCCCCCACAGCCCCGTGGCCGGCAGGGCCACAGTTTTTATCTTTCCCGACCTGAATACCGGCAACACTACCTACAAAGCCGTTCAACGCAGCGCTGACTTAGTGAGTATTGGGCCAATGTTGCAGGGATTGCGCAAGCCGGTTAACGACCTATCACGGGGCGCACTCGTGGATGATATTGTGTATACCATTGCCCTCACCGCCATCCAGGCCCAGGGCAAACTTCACTAA
- a CDS encoding acyl-CoA dehydrogenase yields the protein MSELRKKFFTAPLLKIIKRVLPPISETEREAMEAGEVWWDAELLSGKPHWDQLLGMGPPALNEEEQAFLEGPVEELCRMINDWQISYVDRNIPEHVWDFLRKNRFFGIIIPKKYGGLGFSPTAHAEIVTKITTRSTCVGVTVMVPNSLGPGELLLAHGTQEQKDYYLPRLADGTDIPCFALTSPEAGSDAASMIDRGVVCYGEYQGEKVLGMRVNWHKRYITLGPIATVLGLAFKLYDPDHILGDEEELGITVALVPTDTPGVSIGQRHLPALQAFQNGPNWGKDVFMPMDWIIGGEENVGKGWEMLMSALAAGRGISLPSLSTGGAKMAARMTGAYARVREQFNVPVGRFEGVQRRLAEIASIAFVLDSAHKTTTRALDEGRKPAVITAIMKANATCGLRQAIIDAMDIHAGKAIMDGPLNYLGNVYRAIPVAITVEGANLLTRSLMIFGQGAIRCHPYILQEMLAAENPDHEAGLDELDKLLPKHMWFQFKTLCRGIFHGWTVGLFASSPRNVGHAAKYYRQLNRYSAVLSLVTEFSLMTLGGELKRKELISSRLGDVLSQLYLLSCTLKRFHDDGNPKDDLPLLEFSMRDGLHKIEVNLLEVFQNFPRPFIGQVMHFLTMPWGHSVHTASDRQAKACAELLLTPSATRDRLTSGVFLGTPGDGVDIVEQAFDRVCASERAREKLKKGGIRNLSRDNVEEGLKKNLISDEEAEILYDAADAVEKAIQVDHFEHLGGCAGTVQ from the coding sequence ATGAGCGAATTGCGCAAAAAATTCTTTACCGCGCCTCTTTTAAAAATTATTAAACGGGTACTTCCGCCAATTTCTGAAACAGAAAGGGAGGCGATGGAAGCGGGTGAGGTTTGGTGGGACGCTGAGTTATTGTCAGGTAAACCACATTGGGATCAATTGTTGGGGATGGGTCCACCTGCGCTCAATGAAGAGGAGCAGGCTTTCCTGGAGGGGCCAGTCGAAGAGCTGTGCCGAATGATCAACGATTGGCAAATTAGCTATGTGGATCGCAATATTCCGGAGCATGTTTGGGATTTCCTTCGGAAAAATCGCTTTTTTGGCATTATTATTCCCAAGAAATATGGCGGCCTTGGCTTTTCCCCGACAGCTCATGCGGAGATAGTGACCAAAATTACCACCCGCAGTACCTGTGTGGGTGTCACAGTAATGGTGCCTAACTCATTGGGCCCGGGAGAGCTGCTACTGGCTCACGGTACGCAAGAGCAAAAGGACTACTATTTGCCACGTCTGGCAGATGGCACTGATATTCCCTGCTTTGCGCTGACCAGTCCGGAGGCCGGATCTGATGCGGCATCCATGATTGACCGTGGCGTAGTCTGTTACGGCGAATATCAAGGCGAAAAGGTCCTTGGTATGCGTGTTAATTGGCACAAGCGCTATATCACCTTGGGCCCGATAGCCACGGTGTTAGGTTTGGCCTTCAAGCTCTATGATCCCGACCATATTCTCGGCGATGAAGAAGAGCTGGGTATTACGGTTGCCCTGGTGCCCACAGATACACCGGGAGTTTCCATTGGTCAGAGGCATCTCCCAGCGCTGCAAGCATTTCAGAATGGGCCCAACTGGGGAAAAGATGTTTTTATGCCCATGGATTGGATTATTGGCGGCGAGGAGAATGTCGGCAAAGGTTGGGAGATGCTGATGAGTGCCCTTGCCGCAGGCCGAGGAATTTCTCTGCCATCCCTGTCTACCGGTGGGGCAAAAATGGCCGCGCGCATGACCGGCGCTTACGCCCGGGTTCGAGAGCAATTTAATGTGCCTGTTGGCCGCTTTGAAGGCGTGCAACGCCGCTTGGCTGAAATTGCTTCTATCGCATTTGTATTGGACAGCGCCCATAAAACGACTACCCGTGCTCTGGATGAGGGGCGAAAACCAGCGGTGATCACCGCAATTATGAAAGCCAATGCTACTTGTGGTCTACGCCAGGCCATTATTGATGCAATGGATATTCATGCGGGCAAGGCAATTATGGATGGTCCATTAAATTACCTGGGTAATGTTTATCGAGCGATACCGGTAGCAATTACGGTAGAGGGGGCCAATCTTCTCACTCGCAGTTTGATGATCTTTGGTCAGGGCGCAATTCGCTGTCACCCCTATATCTTGCAGGAAATGTTGGCGGCAGAAAATCCGGATCATGAAGCGGGTTTGGATGAATTGGATAAGTTGCTGCCCAAACATATGTGGTTTCAATTCAAAACCCTCTGTCGGGGTATTTTTCACGGCTGGACGGTGGGCTTGTTTGCCAGCAGCCCTCGCAACGTAGGGCACGCTGCCAAGTACTATCGGCAATTGAATCGGTATTCGGCGGTGCTATCTCTGGTCACTGAATTTTCCTTGATGACTCTGGGAGGAGAACTCAAGCGAAAAGAACTGATTTCTTCCCGATTGGGTGATGTCTTGAGTCAGCTGTATCTGCTCAGTTGCACTCTGAAACGCTTTCATGATGATGGCAACCCTAAGGATGACCTCCCTCTGCTGGAATTTTCCATGCGAGATGGATTGCATAAGATCGAAGTCAACTTGTTGGAGGTGTTTCAAAATTTCCCCCGGCCATTTATTGGCCAAGTAATGCACTTCCTCACCATGCCTTGGGGCCACAGTGTCCACACCGCATCGGATCGGCAAGCCAAAGCCTGCGCGGAATTACTGTTGACGCCGTCGGCGACTCGCGACCGGCTGACCAGTGGAGTTTTTCTCGGAACTCCCGGGGATGGAGTGGATATTGTTGAGCAGGCGTTTGATCGGGTATGCGCTTCCGAGCGGGCTCGAGAAAAATTAAAAAAAGGCGGTATTCGCAACCTGAGCAGGGATAACGTGGAAGAAGGGTTAAAGAAAAATCTAATCAGCGATGAAGAGGCTGAGATACTCTACGATGCAGCGGATGCTGTGGAGAAGGCAATTCAGGTGGATCACTTTGAGCACTTGGGTGGGTGTGCGGGCACAGTCCAATAA
- the rraA gene encoding ribonuclease E activity regulator RraA encodes MLKSTPDLCDAYPDEVRVVDPMFINYGGRDRFGGQIVTIKCFEDNSLVRELVAEPGQGKVLVVDAGGSMRRACLGDMLAEKAAANGWEGILMYGCIRDVDEIAELDLGVQALGSHPMKTEKKGIGERDLTVSFAGVDFRPGEYLYADNNGVIVAGKALT; translated from the coding sequence ATGCTCAAGTCAACCCCCGATTTATGTGATGCCTACCCTGATGAGGTGCGAGTAGTTGATCCTATGTTTATCAATTACGGTGGCCGAGATCGTTTTGGTGGGCAGATTGTCACTATCAAATGTTTTGAAGATAACTCCCTGGTGCGAGAGCTGGTGGCTGAACCGGGGCAGGGCAAGGTTTTGGTAGTAGATGCCGGTGGATCCATGCGGCGGGCTTGTCTTGGCGATATGCTGGCAGAAAAGGCGGCTGCCAACGGTTGGGAAGGTATCCTGATGTATGGCTGCATTCGCGATGTAGATGAAATCGCGGAACTGGATCTGGGGGTGCAGGCACTTGGTAGCCATCCAATGAAAACAGAAAAAAAGGGAATTGGTGAAAGAGACCTGACTGTGAGCTTTGCGGGTGTGGATTTCCGCCCGGGGGAATACCTCTACGCGGATAACAATGGTGTAATCGTGGCGGGTAAGGCTCTGACTTAA
- a CDS encoding di-heme oxidoredictase family protein, with translation MNRLTAISLTSISLMLPSLIYADLIGEEPRLNPEDRISQDKISQGQLHLDEIREAGLIIFSTPFNRYDGFGDGPHDFSEPDNHSPTGGNRPTLQGNGTFLRVNGLDAQNCLECHTVISNRTTPPRLGIGGGGGFGTSVLFRPANIDVIDENFDGIAEFDGRLINPVFLFGAGGIELVGREMTHELQNLKQHALNNPGTIVELETKSVSFGSIIADEYGNLDTTNVEGVEHDLVVRPFGRKGDNASVREFDVSALAFHMGMQASEAFGGDAADADNDGVVNEITVGDLSALSIFITTLEPPFDIDDREHRDGRRLFSDIGCADCHRPTMVTERRTLPYKLTGSPETPFEDIFYEVDLTKHPTNFRQNRNGGIEVAMFSDLKRHDMGEGLAENAFFQTDQQNREFITARLWGVADTAPYLHDGRATTLAEAIFLHDSPGSEASNAAQNFKYLSENDQNKILAFLMSLRMPENPADDLIDPR, from the coding sequence ATGAATCGACTTACGGCAATATCTCTCACCAGCATCAGCCTGATGCTTCCATCGTTAATTTATGCCGATCTAATCGGCGAGGAGCCACGCTTAAATCCAGAAGATAGGATTAGCCAGGATAAAATTTCCCAGGGACAACTCCACCTCGACGAAATACGTGAAGCGGGGCTGATTATTTTCAGCACGCCTTTCAATCGTTACGACGGTTTTGGTGATGGCCCCCACGATTTTTCTGAACCGGACAACCACTCCCCCACCGGAGGTAACAGGCCCACCCTGCAAGGGAATGGCACATTTTTGCGGGTCAATGGCCTCGATGCGCAAAACTGCCTGGAGTGCCATACCGTCATCAGCAATCGAACAACGCCTCCCAGATTGGGCATTGGCGGAGGTGGAGGGTTCGGAACCAGCGTATTATTCCGCCCCGCCAATATCGATGTTATCGATGAAAACTTTGACGGTATCGCAGAGTTTGATGGGCGGCTGATTAATCCGGTATTTTTATTTGGCGCTGGGGGGATTGAATTAGTTGGCCGTGAGATGACCCATGAATTACAAAATCTTAAACAACACGCCCTCAATAACCCCGGCACCATCGTTGAACTGGAAACAAAATCAGTCAGTTTTGGGAGCATCATTGCCGACGAGTACGGCAATTTGGATACAACCAATGTCGAAGGCGTCGAGCACGATTTGGTTGTCAGGCCATTTGGTCGAAAAGGTGACAACGCCTCAGTCAGGGAATTCGATGTCTCTGCCCTGGCATTCCATATGGGGATGCAGGCTTCGGAAGCATTTGGCGGTGATGCCGCAGATGCTGACAATGACGGAGTAGTCAATGAAATCACCGTTGGGGACTTATCCGCACTAAGCATCTTTATTACTACACTGGAACCACCATTTGATATCGATGACAGAGAACACCGTGACGGCAGGAGGCTTTTCTCCGATATCGGCTGCGCCGACTGCCACCGCCCAACGATGGTAACCGAAAGAAGGACCCTCCCCTATAAACTTACCGGCTCTCCAGAAACTCCCTTTGAAGACATTTTCTACGAAGTGGACCTGACCAAGCATCCGACAAATTTTCGCCAAAACCGCAATGGCGGAATAGAGGTCGCTATGTTCTCTGATCTCAAGCGCCACGATATGGGCGAGGGGCTGGCTGAGAACGCCTTCTTCCAAACGGACCAGCAAAACCGTGAGTTTATTACCGCACGCCTTTGGGGAGTGGCCGATACTGCGCCCTATTTACACGATGGCAGAGCCACTACGTTGGCAGAAGCCATTTTTCTCCACGACAGCCCCGGAAGCGAGGCCAGTAACGCAGCACAGAATTTCAAGTATTTAAGTGAAAATGATCAGAATAAGATCTTGGCATTTTTGATGTCCCTGAGAATGCCGGAGAACCCCGCTGATGATCTAATTGATCCCCGCTGA
- a CDS encoding L,D-transpeptidase family protein produces MALMAAPPADAKPRASNWFDDRAAARGGSPSIRIDLSEQRAYLYKGGKLVGVSRISSGKRGYSTRPGHFRVLSKHPYHRSSIYGSFVDRRTGRVVRSNVNTRKHRRPAGTVYRGAKMNNYIRFNGGIGLHASGHVPGYPASHGCVRMPPHMARKFYQHVRVGTPVRVTH; encoded by the coding sequence ATGGCTTTAATGGCAGCGCCACCTGCAGATGCAAAGCCACGCGCATCTAATTGGTTTGATGATCGCGCCGCAGCCAGGGGTGGTAGTCCATCAATTAGAATTGATTTAAGTGAGCAGCGCGCATATCTGTATAAAGGTGGGAAATTAGTTGGTGTCTCCCGTATTTCTTCGGGGAAGCGCGGTTACAGCACACGCCCCGGACATTTTCGTGTGTTGTCCAAACACCCTTATCACCGCTCGTCTATTTATGGCAGTTTTGTTGATAGACGCACTGGCAGAGTCGTGAGATCGAATGTAAATACTCGAAAGCATCGTCGCCCTGCGGGTACTGTGTATCGCGGTGCAAAAATGAATAACTACATTCGTTTTAATGGCGGTATCGGGCTGCATGCCTCTGGCCACGTGCCCGGCTATCCCGCTTCTCATGGTTGTGTACGTATGCCCCCACATATGGCGAGAAAGTTCTATCAGCATGTGCGTGTAGGCACGCCGGTTCGTGTAACACACTAG
- a CDS encoding AAA family ATPase, producing the protein MLRHSNARTLMLVPLEAGAGITSVSLGLIRALDRKSIELQFFKPVAEPPPPDGTIERTTEILRQTSNLAIPSSLSAEYADSMVSTGKMADLLEEILARFRRISAKAEVNVIEGVLPSRDNPVTNQLNYQIAKTLDAEVVLVACPSPGASDSVKQLRERLEFAVRLYGGEDAKRVVGCIINKVGLPAEIMDTPGAHLIGLHSQLESSKESPLA; encoded by the coding sequence ATGCTGCGACACAGCAATGCCAGAACGCTGATGCTGGTTCCCCTGGAAGCGGGAGCCGGTATCACCTCTGTAAGCCTGGGTTTAATTCGGGCGCTAGACCGAAAAAGTATTGAGCTTCAATTTTTTAAACCCGTCGCCGAACCCCCACCACCAGACGGCACTATAGAGCGCACCACCGAAATCTTGCGGCAAACATCCAACCTGGCCATCCCCAGCTCGCTGAGTGCCGAATATGCGGACTCGATGGTATCCACCGGAAAAATGGCGGATTTACTGGAAGAGATTCTCGCCCGCTTCAGACGAATCTCGGCGAAGGCTGAAGTTAATGTAATCGAAGGCGTGCTACCCAGCCGCGACAATCCCGTGACTAACCAGCTGAATTATCAAATTGCCAAAACTCTAGATGCGGAAGTGGTACTCGTCGCCTGTCCATCTCCCGGTGCCAGCGACTCAGTCAAGCAACTTCGCGAGAGACTGGAATTTGCCGTTCGTCTTTATGGCGGCGAGGATGCAAAGCGCGTAGTGGGCTGCATCATCAATAAAGTGGGTCTGCCTGCGGAAATTATGGATACTCCCGGAGCTCATTTAATTGGACTGCATTCACAACTGGAATCTAGTAAAGAAAGCCCCCTAGCCTGA
- a CDS encoding acetate kinase, producing the protein MSDQNLILIFNCGSSSVKFSVLDPDSGAEHLAGIAEALGTPKAKLKWQYQGTADSHRLALDSNHAAVINELVTQFDKAWSDLQDGLKAIGHRVVHGGEHFSSSVLINQKVMACIEECCDLAPLHNPAALKGIYAALDAFPQLPQVAVFDTAFHQQMPKYAYLYGLPYPLYEEHKIRRYGMHGSSYQYIGERCAELLGKQTAELNIIAAHLGGGASICAIKQGRSVDTSMGLTPLEGLVMGSRCGDLDPGILLYLQQALGYTQASLEQLLNRESGMLGISTLSSDCRALEQAAEKDHQGAKLALEIFCYRLAKYIASYTIPLASVDALVFTGGIGENSSGVRSRTIEWLKPLGYQLNPEANQKTKSQVEGLISAQETPNILVIPTKEDWIIARDTSRLVQS; encoded by the coding sequence ATGAGCGATCAAAATTTAATTCTGATATTCAATTGCGGCAGCTCGTCAGTGAAGTTTTCCGTGCTGGACCCGGATTCGGGTGCAGAACATCTTGCCGGTATCGCCGAGGCTTTGGGCACCCCCAAGGCCAAGCTTAAGTGGCAATACCAAGGGACGGCTGATTCCCACCGGCTCGCGCTAGATAGCAACCACGCAGCGGTCATTAATGAGCTGGTGACACAGTTTGACAAGGCTTGGTCAGATTTACAGGACGGGCTTAAGGCCATAGGCCACCGAGTTGTCCATGGCGGCGAACATTTTTCCAGCTCCGTTCTGATCAATCAGAAGGTGATGGCCTGTATCGAAGAGTGCTGTGATTTGGCCCCTTTGCATAACCCCGCTGCTCTCAAGGGGATCTACGCCGCCCTCGATGCATTCCCCCAACTCCCCCAAGTCGCCGTCTTTGATACCGCCTTTCATCAGCAAATGCCGAAGTATGCGTATCTATACGGACTCCCCTACCCACTGTACGAAGAGCATAAGATCCGCCGCTATGGCATGCATGGCAGTAGCTATCAGTACATTGGCGAGCGGTGCGCTGAACTACTGGGAAAGCAGACGGCTGAACTCAATATTATTGCTGCTCACCTTGGTGGCGGCGCCTCTATTTGCGCCATCAAACAGGGGCGCAGTGTAGATACAAGCATGGGGCTTACACCTCTTGAAGGACTGGTAATGGGGAGTCGCTGCGGCGATCTGGACCCGGGAATACTCCTCTACTTACAGCAAGCGCTTGGATATACCCAAGCCTCACTAGAGCAGCTGCTAAATAGAGAAAGCGGTATGCTGGGCATATCCACCCTGAGCAGTGATTGCCGCGCGCTAGAGCAAGCTGCAGAAAAAGATCATCAGGGAGCCAAACTCGCCCTGGAAATATTCTGTTACCGCCTGGCCAAATATATCGCTTCCTACACCATCCCCTTGGCTAGCGTCGATGCTTTGGTATTCACAGGCGGTATCGGGGAGAACTCCTCCGGGGTGCGAAGCCGGACCATCGAATGGCTCAAGCCCTTAGGCTACCAGCTCAACCCCGAAGCCAATCAGAAAACCAAGTCGCAAGTAGAGGGGTTAATCTCTGCGCAGGAAACTCCCAACATCCTGGTAATCCCCACTAAGGAAGACTGGATTATTGCCCGGGATACATCGCGCTTGGTGCAGTCTTAA